The Candidatus Sysuiplasma jiujiangense genome has a segment encoding these proteins:
- a CDS encoding GNAT family N-acetyltransferase yields MPAHTEVREAVPADTHSIRKMLEADDPEDYVPDVIEKWIENREVFVAVRSGSVAGMAHYERMPDGTIWLSGLRVAGSLRRTGVGRALSRKMTSIPGSEVFRLMISSTNKPSVQLSVQEGFKCRCTVSVWRQESEAAEPGLKEAAVQTAEMDYLKNFDGLLPTAWFAFVPDGTISSTLKKFGLRYVRDRHGNTFLMNTHEKSLTPLHADKDAFNSIPRGYVLLAARDESLENFGLRKTLWTESVGIFEYHRER; encoded by the coding sequence ATGCCAGCTCATACAGAGGTAAGGGAGGCGGTTCCAGCCGACACGCATTCCATCAGGAAAATGCTCGAGGCCGACGATCCGGAGGACTATGTACCCGATGTCATAGAAAAGTGGATTGAAAACAGAGAGGTCTTTGTTGCCGTCAGATCGGGATCGGTGGCCGGCATGGCACATTATGAAAGAATGCCCGACGGAACAATCTGGCTCAGCGGCCTGAGGGTTGCAGGCAGTCTGAGAAGAACAGGAGTGGGAAGAGCGCTTTCAAGGAAGATGACATCCATTCCCGGTTCGGAGGTTTTCAGGCTGATGATCAGCAGTACCAATAAACCGTCGGTGCAGCTCTCCGTACAGGAAGGGTTCAAATGCAGATGCACCGTTTCAGTGTGGCGGCAGGAGAGTGAGGCGGCTGAACCCGGGTTGAAGGAAGCCGCTGTTCAAACTGCAGAAATGGATTACCTGAAAAATTTCGACGGGCTGCTGCCCACCGCATGGTTCGCCTTTGTTCCGGACGGCACCATATCCTCCACGCTGAAAAAATTCGGTCTGCGCTATGTCAGAGACAGGCATGGCAACACGTTTCTGATGAACACGCATGAAAAGTCGCTGACGCCGCTGCACGCAGACAAAGATGCGTTCAATTCGATTCCGCGGGGATACGTGCTGCTTGCTGCCCGGGACGAATCGCTGGAAAATTTCGGGCTAAGGAAAACACTCTGGACAGAAAGCGTGGGCATTTTCGAGTACCACCGGGAGCGGTGA
- a CDS encoding mRNA surveillance protein pelota, with amino-acid sequence MRILNQNPQTGEIKVLVTNGDDLWHLYNIVRPGDRVKGKTFRREEARDDAVRAQKETRIRVFLTIVVERTEFMDFQNILRITGKIVEAEFGTGSYHTFNIGEGSDVIIEKDTWKKHDLERLREAVENRGSSRFICVAIEHGEAVVALVKSFGVEEIATIQGRKSKEESAKKEKDDFYAEIISQVKAMPRLPVLIVGPGFIKEDFLREAREKEPSIFSEGQTIQTGQGGMAGIREALSKPQNSKLLQEARMSAETKTMEEIKELISSNGPVTYGIEEVRRALEAGAVKRIAVTDRMIREGTAEPLLKLAEEKAGEVTVLTSGWDAGKQLDALGGVAAILRYRMPAA; translated from the coding sequence ATGCGAATCCTGAACCAGAATCCGCAGACAGGGGAAATCAAGGTTCTTGTCACGAACGGCGATGATCTGTGGCATCTCTACAACATTGTCAGACCCGGGGACAGGGTAAAGGGGAAGACCTTCAGGAGGGAAGAGGCGAGGGATGATGCTGTCAGGGCGCAGAAGGAAACCAGGATAAGGGTGTTTCTGACAATCGTGGTGGAAAGGACGGAATTCATGGATTTTCAGAACATCCTACGAATCACGGGAAAGATAGTCGAGGCGGAGTTCGGGACCGGCTCATATCACACATTCAACATCGGTGAAGGCAGCGATGTGATAATCGAAAAGGATACCTGGAAAAAGCATGATCTCGAACGCCTGAGAGAGGCTGTGGAGAACAGGGGAAGTTCGCGTTTCATATGCGTTGCGATAGAGCATGGGGAAGCTGTGGTAGCGCTCGTAAAGAGTTTTGGAGTTGAGGAAATTGCAACAATTCAGGGACGAAAATCGAAGGAGGAGTCAGCAAAAAAGGAAAAGGATGATTTCTATGCCGAAATCATATCGCAGGTGAAAGCCATGCCGAGGCTTCCGGTGCTGATCGTCGGCCCTGGATTCATAAAGGAGGATTTTTTGCGCGAGGCAAGGGAGAAGGAACCATCGATATTTTCGGAAGGGCAGACGATACAGACAGGGCAGGGCGGAATGGCAGGCATAAGGGAGGCACTTTCGAAGCCGCAGAATTCAAAACTCCTTCAGGAAGCAAGGATGTCTGCTGAAACAAAAACGATGGAGGAGATAAAGGAGCTCATATCATCGAACGGCCCGGTCACATACGGAATTGAGGAGGTCAGGAGAGCGCTGGAAGCAGGCGCGGTGAAAAGAATTGCAGTGACTGACAGGATGATAAGGGAGGGGACTGCGGAACCGCTTTTGAAACTTGCTGAAGAGAAGGCAGGCGAGGTTACAGTTTTAACCTCCGGTTGGGATGCAGGAAAGCAGCTTGACGCGCTGGGCGGTGTTGCCGCCATCCTCAGATACAGAATGCCGGCTGCATAG
- a CDS encoding PHP domain-containing protein has translation MYSPDSTSDVGHIVSAAIRSGMDAIAVTDHNTAKGAISAMKLADQRMAVIPGYELSTQEGHLLCLGIKEDIPRGTPIAVAIERVTALGGVTIPSHPFRLGTGVGTSVLERLHPPCIETVNGRNHKSINAAAANFAEEHGMGGTGGSDAHTPDEVGRAYTEIDGGVLPVADILQALSAGRCTARGHGQSVPGSFKTQLKIFREYLGRKGKHI, from the coding sequence ATGTACAGCCCCGACTCCACTTCGGATGTGGGACACATTGTTTCGGCTGCCATCCGTTCAGGCATGGACGCAATTGCCGTCACGGATCACAATACTGCAAAGGGCGCCATTTCCGCTATGAAACTGGCGGACCAAAGGATGGCCGTTATTCCGGGTTATGAACTTTCGACTCAGGAAGGGCATCTCCTCTGCCTGGGCATCAAAGAGGATATCCCCCGGGGGACGCCCATTGCGGTGGCTATCGAAAGGGTGACCGCACTCGGCGGCGTAACAATACCTTCCCACCCCTTCAGGCTCGGGACAGGCGTCGGAACATCCGTTCTCGAGAGGCTTCACCCCCCGTGCATAGAAACAGTAAACGGCAGAAACCACAAATCAATAAATGCGGCGGCTGCTAACTTTGCTGAAGAACATGGAATGGGCGGGACGGGAGGCAGCGATGCCCATACGCCGGACGAGGTGGGCAGAGCATATACTGAGATCGATGGCGGCGTACTGCCGGTTGCCGATATTCTTCAGGCGCTGTCGGCAGGACGATGCACCGCCCGGGGGCATGGCCAATCCGTGCCAGGCTCTTTCAAAACGCAGCTGAAGATATTCCGCGAATATCTGGGCAGGAAGGGAAAACACATTTGA
- the metG gene encoding methionine--tRNA ligase, which produces MDRVNKWFDLTLLSLPSEGEYCTIGRIQAWWSVTVRIQVNVAWPYANGALHVGHVAGSLLGPDIFSRFQRMNGHDVIMVSGSDQHGTAVSISADKEGVKPDSLAEKYHRVNKDSIEWLGIQFDIFTKTHSENHFEVAQSFFLDLYNKGYLYPRTTEQYYCSTDRRFLADTFVVGTCPKCGNLEAKGNQCEVCKTIFEPGDLISPRCTICMNPTIMRESAQLFFALSKFSDQLRSYLSGKKGWRQNVLDFSLNWINSGLEDRSATRDLDWGIPVPLPGFEGKVIYVWMEAVIGYLSASIELSRLSGGKMDWRLFWEDPDTVHYYFMGKDNIPFHTIIWPAMLLAKGNLVLPSFVVANEYLTPGDSGLKFSKSRGGAPEIRELARKLSPEHLRYYLTTVMPETRDSAFSLDDLVAKVNNELVATLGNYYHRVLSFSYKNFRRVNRTGVSTPDATLMEEAEKTASDVSSLIGSCDFKKALKSIMDLAQKGNQFFDHCAPWFSVKADRAKCESDLFSNLELVRRIAIISYPFLPFSSGKILGYLGLSPAEEIKWNRIDSTPVSFSLYDPAPVFRKIDIRELADEGQQEDGSSKVAVPLDIRIGLITSVRKHPSADKLYLLEVDIGEKRQIIAGLREHYSENELIGRKVIVLANLATARLRGYESQGMVLAAENGNAVRLLKPYADLPLGRVSDDAAAERTISIDEFRSLDLRIACKHGDEFSIGPGCSEDAIEVAAMIMSGRVIPLGGGSRLITVDGDKIGVGSRIK; this is translated from the coding sequence TTGGATAGAGTTAATAAGTGGTTCGATCTAACCCTTTTAAGTCTGCCGTCTGAAGGCGAATATTGCACGATTGGCAGGATTCAGGCATGGTGGTCGGTCACAGTGAGAATACAGGTCAACGTTGCATGGCCATACGCAAATGGTGCTCTGCATGTGGGTCATGTGGCAGGCTCTCTGCTGGGCCCTGACATTTTCTCAAGATTCCAGAGGATGAACGGGCATGATGTTATCATGGTATCGGGAAGCGATCAGCATGGTACAGCCGTTTCCATCAGTGCGGACAAGGAGGGCGTGAAGCCCGACTCACTCGCTGAGAAGTATCACAGAGTAAACAAGGATTCCATAGAGTGGCTTGGAATTCAGTTCGACATTTTCACGAAGACACACTCAGAAAACCATTTTGAAGTAGCACAGTCGTTCTTCCTCGATCTCTACAACAAAGGCTATCTCTATCCAAGAACAACCGAGCAGTACTACTGCTCAACCGACAGGCGATTCCTGGCGGACACATTTGTTGTCGGCACCTGCCCGAAGTGCGGCAACCTGGAGGCGAAGGGGAATCAGTGTGAAGTATGCAAGACAATATTCGAACCAGGCGACCTCATTTCACCGCGATGCACCATCTGCATGAATCCGACCATAATGAGGGAGTCAGCACAGCTTTTTTTCGCGCTTTCTAAATTCTCCGACCAGCTCCGTTCTTACCTTTCAGGCAAGAAGGGATGGAGGCAGAATGTCCTGGACTTCTCTCTTAACTGGATTAATTCGGGACTGGAGGACAGATCTGCAACGAGAGATCTGGACTGGGGAATACCCGTGCCCCTTCCGGGATTTGAGGGAAAAGTCATTTATGTATGGATGGAAGCGGTAATCGGTTACCTTTCTGCTTCGATAGAACTGTCCAGGCTCTCAGGAGGGAAGATGGACTGGAGGCTCTTCTGGGAGGATCCGGACACTGTCCACTACTATTTCATGGGCAAGGACAACATACCTTTCCACACGATCATATGGCCTGCAATGCTGCTTGCAAAGGGCAACCTGGTCCTGCCATCGTTTGTGGTGGCAAACGAATATCTCACCCCGGGGGATTCCGGGCTCAAGTTTTCAAAAAGCAGGGGCGGAGCCCCGGAAATAAGGGAGCTGGCAAGGAAATTGTCTCCTGAACATCTCCGGTATTATCTGACAACTGTTATGCCGGAGACAAGGGACAGTGCATTCAGTTTGGATGATCTTGTTGCGAAGGTAAACAACGAGCTCGTTGCCACTCTCGGCAACTACTATCACCGTGTCCTGTCCTTTTCGTATAAAAATTTCCGGCGTGTGAACAGGACCGGCGTCTCGACCCCGGATGCAACCCTGATGGAAGAAGCTGAGAAAACAGCATCTGATGTTTCATCGCTTATAGGCAGCTGCGATTTCAAGAAGGCTCTCAAATCAATCATGGATCTCGCCCAGAAGGGGAATCAGTTTTTTGATCATTGCGCTCCATGGTTCTCCGTGAAGGCCGACAGGGCTAAATGCGAATCTGATCTTTTCAGCAACCTTGAACTTGTCAGGCGGATAGCAATAATATCATACCCCTTTCTTCCATTTTCGTCCGGCAAGATACTCGGATACCTAGGCCTGTCCCCCGCCGAGGAAATCAAATGGAACAGAATTGATTCGACACCCGTGTCATTCAGTCTTTACGATCCAGCGCCCGTATTCAGGAAGATAGACATAAGGGAGTTGGCGGATGAAGGGCAGCAGGAAGACGGAAGCTCAAAGGTTGCCGTCCCGCTTGACATTCGCATAGGTTTGATAACATCCGTAAGGAAGCATCCTTCCGCAGACAAACTGTATCTGCTCGAAGTTGATATTGGAGAGAAGAGGCAGATCATAGCGGGTCTCAGGGAACATTACAGCGAGAATGAACTGATCGGCAGAAAGGTCATTGTACTCGCAAATCTCGCAACGGCCAGGCTGCGTGGCTATGAATCGCAGGGAATGGTGCTTGCAGCGGAGAACGGAAATGCTGTCAGACTGCTCAAACCGTATGCAGACCTTCCATTGGGCCGCGTTTCAGACGACGCGGCCGCGGAGCGCACAATCTCGATTGATGAGTTCAGGTCGCTGGATCTGAGGATAGCCTGCAAGCATGGCGACGAATTTTCCATCGGGCCCGGCTGCTCCGAAGACGCGATTGAGGTTGCCGCGATGATAATGTCCGGCAGAGTCATCCCGCTCGGTGGCGGAAGCAGGCTTATTACCGTTGACGGCGATAAAATAGGCGTGGGTTCAAGAATAAAATGA
- a CDS encoding metal-dependent transcriptional regulator codes for MAKREIRGNVTKKERDCLIKVMEISDNSFPVRLCEIAKAMNIKPPSALEIVNRLSVKGMVKTKAGMIFLTKNGLDEYERIKLSHRALETLLVQGGISADKACRDIEFFDYFLDRKTTLAILKTIGNPPSCPHGYPIKSGVQ; via the coding sequence ATGGCAAAGAGAGAAATCAGAGGCAATGTGACCAAAAAGGAGAGAGACTGCCTGATCAAGGTAATGGAAATTTCGGATAATTCGTTTCCGGTTAGACTGTGCGAGATCGCGAAGGCGATGAACATCAAGCCTCCGTCTGCTCTTGAAATAGTCAACAGGCTTTCCGTGAAAGGAATGGTCAAGACGAAGGCAGGTATGATATTTCTGACTAAAAATGGCCTGGATGAATATGAACGAATCAAACTCAGTCACAGGGCGCTTGAAACGCTTTTGGTTCAGGGCGGAATATCAGCCGACAAAGCCTGCAGGGATATAGAGTTCTTTGATTACTTCCTTGACAGGAAAACAACGCTCGCAATTCTGAAGACCATCGGAAATCCGCCTTCCTGCCCGCATGGCTATCCGATTAAGTCAGGAGTGCAGTGA
- a CDS encoding ribosome biogenesis/translation initiation ATPase RLI: MRVAVLLEDRCQSKRCNQECIYFCPVVRAGTNCIEMGENAKPVIYEDLCIGCGICVNKCPFDALRIEGLPDELGNRLVHQYGMNSFRLYGLPLPQAGKVIGILGSNGIGKTTSLSILSGTIVPNLGKYGSEAAKSEVTDFYRGTGLKEYFEHLYSGRLRVATKPQYVDSIPRAFNGVVRDLLKRVDERGMMREMVSELQIQNALERKLSDLSGGELQKVAVAATFLKDAEVYLFDEPSSYLDVRERLRLAALIRRESKGRRIVVVEHDLAIFDFISDNVYIYYGTYGAYGIVSHELGARNAINSYLDGKIKEDNMRFRNYALDFQKRQPERGSSPVEILSFTNLSRRYDSFSLEVESGDVRKGEVVGILGPNGTGKTTFVKMLAGVEKPDAGSVARNVSVSYKPQYISGDSDATVAELIHSQAEERSGQQFYVAEVIEPMELRYLMDKTVSSLSGGELQRVAISLTLLREAELYLIDEPSAYLDSAQRMNASKVIRRVIENSKKSAFVVEHDVYFMDLVADRLMVFEGESGERGVGHSPTDMRNGMNTFLRTVGITFRRDGNTGRPRINKLDSRLDREQKNSNNYYYEA; this comes from the coding sequence ATGAGAGTGGCGGTACTCCTTGAGGATCGATGCCAGTCGAAAAGATGCAACCAGGAATGCATCTACTTCTGCCCGGTTGTCAGGGCAGGCACGAACTGCATCGAGATGGGGGAGAATGCGAAACCTGTCATTTACGAAGATCTCTGCATAGGCTGCGGCATATGCGTAAACAAGTGCCCGTTCGATGCGCTGAGAATAGAGGGTCTCCCGGACGAACTTGGCAACCGCCTTGTTCACCAGTACGGAATGAATTCATTCAGGCTGTACGGACTGCCGCTGCCACAGGCCGGAAAGGTCATAGGCATTCTTGGCTCAAACGGCATCGGAAAGACAACCTCACTTTCCATACTTTCCGGAACAATTGTGCCGAATCTCGGGAAATACGGATCCGAGGCAGCGAAATCAGAGGTGACAGACTTTTACAGAGGAACCGGGCTGAAGGAGTATTTCGAGCATCTGTACAGCGGCAGGCTGAGGGTTGCCACCAAGCCACAGTATGTCGACAGCATACCCAGAGCATTCAATGGAGTCGTCAGGGATCTGCTGAAGAGGGTTGATGAAAGAGGAATGATGAGGGAGATGGTTTCCGAACTTCAGATTCAAAATGCGCTGGAAAGGAAACTGTCGGATCTTTCTGGCGGAGAGCTCCAGAAGGTGGCCGTTGCTGCTACGTTTCTGAAGGATGCGGAAGTGTACCTTTTCGATGAGCCCTCTTCCTATCTTGACGTAAGGGAAAGGCTGAGGCTTGCAGCACTGATCAGAAGGGAGAGCAAAGGCAGAAGGATCGTGGTAGTGGAACATGACCTTGCAATTTTCGATTTCATTTCGGACAATGTTTACATTTATTACGGAACATACGGTGCCTACGGTATCGTTTCGCATGAGCTCGGTGCGAGAAATGCCATCAACTCATACCTGGACGGAAAGATAAAGGAGGACAATATGAGGTTCAGGAATTATGCCCTCGATTTCCAGAAGAGGCAGCCGGAGAGAGGGAGCAGCCCTGTGGAAATACTTTCGTTCACAAATCTCTCCAGGCGATACGATTCCTTCAGCCTGGAGGTGGAAAGCGGCGATGTGAGGAAAGGAGAGGTTGTGGGAATTCTAGGACCGAACGGAACAGGCAAGACGACCTTCGTGAAGATGCTTGCCGGCGTTGAAAAGCCTGATGCAGGTTCAGTGGCAAGGAATGTTTCTGTCAGCTACAAGCCGCAGTACATAAGCGGGGACTCGGACGCCACTGTGGCTGAACTGATCCATTCGCAGGCTGAGGAGAGATCGGGGCAGCAGTTCTACGTTGCAGAGGTTATAGAGCCGATGGAGCTTCGCTATCTTATGGACAAAACGGTAAGCAGTCTTTCGGGCGGGGAATTGCAGCGTGTGGCAATATCGCTGACCTTGCTGCGGGAAGCCGAGCTCTACCTTATAGACGAACCGTCCGCATATCTCGATTCCGCCCAGAGGATGAATGCCTCCAAGGTGATCAGGAGGGTAATAGAGAACAGCAAGAAGTCAGCATTCGTTGTCGAACACGATGTTTACTTCATGGATCTCGTCGCCGACAGGCTGATGGTATTTGAGGGGGAGTCGGGGGAGCGTGGTGTTGGCCATTCCCCTACTGACATGAGAAACGGGATGAACACCTTCCTTAGAACGGTGGGAATTACGTTCAGGAGGGATGGAAACACGGGCAGACCGAGGATCAACAAACTGGATTCCAGGCTGGACAGGGAGCAGAAGAACTCGAACAATTATTACTATGAAGCATGA
- a CDS encoding flavin reductase family protein has product MISSFPTGVAVIAASDGESRAGMTANALLSLSLKPPSVVISLQNEAETTRLVEKVGRAGISFLAHDQKHVSEIFSRRNSQELKFSSVRTHSGRFGQPLVDGCLGAIEIAVERIVEASDHRLVLGNVLEIENLNEKPPLIYFASGYAAYSEDGRFRLPSFRH; this is encoded by the coding sequence ATGATCTCAAGCTTTCCCACCGGTGTTGCTGTCATCGCCGCAAGCGACGGTGAATCCAGAGCGGGGATGACCGCGAATGCGCTCCTGTCTCTCTCGCTCAAGCCTCCATCCGTCGTTATCTCCCTTCAAAACGAGGCCGAGACAACAAGACTCGTTGAGAAGGTGGGGAGGGCAGGAATCTCATTTCTTGCACATGACCAGAAGCACGTTTCAGAGATATTTTCAAGGAGAAACAGCCAGGAACTCAAATTCTCTTCTGTCAGGACACACAGCGGGCGTTTCGGCCAGCCTCTTGTAGACGGCTGTCTCGGAGCAATCGAAATTGCAGTTGAACGGATCGTTGAGGCGTCAGATCACAGGCTGGTACTCGGCAACGTACTGGAAATAGAGAATTTGAATGAAAAACCTCCTCTCATCTACTTTGCAAGCGGTTATGCAGCATACTCCGAGGACGGCAGGTTCAGGCTGCCCTCGTTCAGGCACTGA